The sequence gtgggtgccacacctggaaccaggaacctgcgaagaaccctggcgtctgccacagaaataccctcccccagaatgccccgagagggaaacactcctctaattggctgctggagaaagggcgcctccgcctggacccctctggcgccacctgccatccagatctacatctctggagcacaggacgacccacaggacagtccatGGCTGGCAACcgccgaatttaaacaaatcaacatggatgagagcaaattactctctcatcccactaaatttgacatagcacctgtactgaaaagtacacaggcgctacattttatttttcagatttttgaatttctgaattttcgaatttacaaatgtatgaatttacgaatttagatcataacgaatgacccgaaaaaggaaaaaacaaaataataaaaaaaaatgaactaaaatGATAAGTTGTCAGTGCAAATGTGTagcgcaggggtctccaaactttctaaacaaagggcaggTTCACCGCCCTTCGAGGGCCGGATcgtggccagtgggagtggaaATTTTTCTGGTATCAGgttaggaggaatagtggcctaTCTTTGCTATCATAGGGAGTaattgtgctccattattggtgtcagtagaagaaatggtgccccattgttggtgttagatgtcagaatagtgtctcatatcagtgggaggattagtgccccaagggccagataaaggcaaggaaagggccacatccggcccccgggccacagtttggagacccctggtttagagggaAGCTGTCAGCACTGCAGGGGGGGTACAGGAAGCAGGGTGAATCGGCCCCACGGGGGGTCAATAGGTCATGCCCAGGCTCACCCTGTGTGCGCACGCCTTatggctttgtgaattgagcccgaTGTGTTCACAAATTCATCTTAGTACCCGAAGGCCTCAGCAGAAGACTTTATTTGTTTAGGTgtcagaaatgtttttatttataatttttttcagactATTTCTCACATCTCGGTTCCTTAGGCTGTATATAAAAGGATTCAGcatgggtgtgatgatggtgtAAGCCATGCTAACAATACGATCGTACTGGGAGGAGTAGTCTGAGGGAGGACGGAAGTAAATGAAAATGTCGGTGCCATAAAACAGACAAATGACGATGAGATGAGAAGTACAGGAGGAAAAGGCTTTGCTTCGGCTGCTTTTAGTTTCCATTTTCAATATAGCCCGTGTAATGAGGACATAGGAGATGAGGATAAAAAGGAATGGAATGTTACCAGCCAAAGAACCTTCGGTGTATATGAGGAGCTCAGCTAGTGAAGTACTGGAGCAAGACAGCTTGATGAGGGGGGTCACGTCACAGAAGAAGTGGGGGATCAGTCTGTTCTCACAGTACGTCAAATGTGAGAGAATATAAGTGTGCAATAATGAATGTAGAGAAGCTGCAAGCCAACAGATACTAGTCATCGTGACCATGACCTTATCGCTCATTAATAAGGTATAGCGTAAGGGGTTGCAAATAGCCAAATACCGATCAAATGCCATGGCTGACAGAAGAAAACTCTCAGTGGTGCCCAAAAACAGGAAGAAGAACATCTGCAGGAAACAGCCAAGGAAGGAGATGGAGGCTCCTCCATGAAGAATGCAGGAAAGAAGCTTGGGAACGGTCACTGTAGAGAAAGTGATGTCCACCGCAGACAGGTTCCCTAAGAAAAAGTACATTGGCGTGTGCAACTGCGGAGAAAGTTTAATAGAACTTAGTAAAAGTAAGTTAGAAGTCCATGTGAGGGCGTATATGACCAGAATGGCGGAGAAGAAGGCAGCGTGATTGTAGCGAAAATCTGAGAAGCCCATCAGAAAAAAGCCGGAGGTTTGATTTACTGTTTCCATTATCAAGGAGTCAGCAAGGTCAGGTGAACAAACGATACCAGAAATCAACGGCTGAACACTAGATGTCACCTTTACCGTAGAAAAGGATTCCACCATCAAAGAAACCAGGTGCTGTGTTGCCAACATCCAAGTAATATACAGACAAAGGAAGTCCCCCTTGGGAaccggattttaaccacttcattactgggcacttaaacccccttcctgcccagaccaattttcagctttcagcactgacgcattttgaatgacaattgcgcggtcatacaacactatacccaaattatatttttataatttttttcccacaaatagagctttcttttggtggtatttgatcatctctgcgatttttattttttgcgctataaaaaaaaaaagacaattttgaaaaaaaaccacagggggccgcgagttatcgcgggatttagaaataacTTGCTTACAGTGGTACAGTGGTACAGTGgatcgtatcattttttttttggtgggggagtggatcttgagtgggagttcccacacctttttccccaggacttgacccctgcctgggaccaatcctatttatttGTTCATAAACAAACTGGAGGATGGGCTAAACaactcaatctctgtatttgcggaggatactaagctaagcagggcaataacttctccgaaGGATGTGGGAACCtgacaagaagatctgaacaaatgaatgggggggggggcaactacatggcaaattaggttcaatgtagaaaaatgcaaaataatgcatttgggtggcaaaaatatgaatgcaatctatacactggggggggagaacctctgggggaatctaaaatggaaaaggacctgggggtcctagtagatgataggctcagcaatggcatgcaatgccaagctgctgctaacaaagtaaacagaatattggcattaaaaagggattaactccagagataaaacgataattctcccgctctacaagactctggtccggccacacctggagtatgctgtccagttctgggcaccagtcctcaggaaggatgtactggaaatggagagagtacaaagaaagcaacaaagctaataaaggcactggaagatattagttatgaagaaaggttgtggGCACTGAAcgaattctctctggagaagagacgcttgagaggggatatgatttcaatttacaaataccccacaatagggagaaaacttttttgcggaagggagtttaataagacacgtggccacttattaaaattagaagaaaagaggattaaccttaaactatgtagagggttctttactgtaagagcggcaaggatgtgaaattcccttccacaggtggtggtctcagcggggagcatagaTTGagtcaagaaactattagataagcacctgaacgaccacaacatacagggatatacaatgtaatgctgacatataatcacacacataggttggacttgatagacttgtgtcttttttcaacctcacctactatgtaacatctatgtaactatgtattcaTATAATAACCATTAAAGAAAAAAGACATATGGCATTAGAAAGGACATCACATGGAAACAATGGAGAGATACAGCAACTTCAGAGGTCGGATTATAcatacccaggggcggactgaccattgagtcactcgggcactgcccgagggccccatgccactagggggccccatcagggttgccaggctcagtaaaaccagggacagtatgtaaaaatctgtgttttttttttagatctgtccctgatatgtccgaaactgaaaTGCTTTTAATgtaaatatcccaagattttagctgccctgcctctgcactgcctcctggcgtggtggccatctgtaagccagaggggccccataatctactattgcccgcgggccccatgagttgtcagtccgcccctgtacatACCATACCATACATACCATATAATATTTAGCATGATCTTGCACTTAAAGATTAAAAAACCGTAGGAGGTCAGTTGCAAAAGGCAAAGCCGGTCATAGGAAGACAGAGACAGCCACCCAAGGTTGCCTCTACAGAGGTCCACCTCAATGAGGGCCAGCTAgaggcagctacaggcatcattcagatatcagctttttgaGCCGGCGATTCGCTACCCCAtaggaatgatcatagtggctggtcttccgcttgatcgttcttacgggcagTGAGAAGGGATGTCCCCCCCGCTCCCGccgccaggcccggatttcccacaaggccaccgaggccaggcctcggggcggcagggtgCTGAGGGGCGCCCTCCCTACCTCTCTCTACTGGCTCTGTCCTCGGGACTCCATCCTCCCCCAGGCCGCCGACTGTCCCTGCcgtcgatgtacacagtgagaggggcgAGCTGTGCTCttaccatctcagctgtgacaggatttCTAGTATAGTGCTAGGACTCctattttggaggtgacagggtcaataaagagaacttgTCACCTACAATTGCTATCACATAGGGAATTGTTTTcttctgtgtgatagcaataaagttaagtgaaaaaaaaagataaaaaaaaaagaaataatatttaaataaataaaaaaagtaattaaaaagtaaagaataagaaaaataatataaaaaactataagaaaattatacaaaaaataaaaaaagtaaatgacaagctacaaaaaataaattataaagtaaaaaaaaagaaacaactaaccgtgccgcccctgccacccGGTTGCCATTcgccgttgatttggggggggggtgtttcagttggagggaagggggtgcattgcggaacctggccttggggcggcagggaaagCAAATCTGGCCCTgcccgccgccctccggtgcttctaccgactcacctgtgcaATCGGTGAGTCGGAGAATGGATCTGCCGGCCCCAGATGTTCACCAAAGAGATTTCCGGCAAACCAGAT comes from Rana temporaria chromosome 2, aRanTem1.1, whole genome shotgun sequence and encodes:
- the LOC120928488 gene encoding olfactory receptor 1G1-like, with amino-acid sequence METVNQTSGFFLMGFSDFRYNHAAFFSAILVIYALTWTSNLLLLSSIKLSPQLHTPMYFFLGNLSAVDITFSTVTVPKLLSCILHGGASISFLGCFLQMFFFLFLGTTESFLLSAMAFDRYLAICNPLRYTLLMSDKVMVTMTSICWLAASLHSLLHTYILSHLTYCENRLIPHFFCDVTPLIKLSCSSTSLAELLIYTEGSLAGNIPFLFILISYVLITRAILKMETKSSRSKAFSSCTSHLIVICLFYGTDIFIYFRPPSDYSSQYDRIVSMAYTIITPMLNPFIYSLRNRDVRNSLKKIINKNISDT